The following is a genomic window from Desulforhopalus sp..
AAAATACTGTTTCAGCTGGAGAAGTGCCTGGCTGAGACTCCTTGGGTCTTCCTGCCATTCCTTAGGGATGGCAAAGGTCCTCATTTCGCCCGGCAGGTGCAGTTCCTGCAAAACCCCATCTTTGCTGCCGACCAGCAACATTGTGCCGATGGGGCTCTCGTAGTGACAGCAGATTCTCATTAAAGTTCTCCGTGAAGATGATTACCGGGTTTTGCCGCTTCGAGGCTAAACGCATTTGCCGTGCAGTGCGGTTTTGCCCCACACTGCACCTTTGGCCAAGGCCTAGATGCTATCGAGGGCGGCCTGGTAATTCGGCTCCTGGCCGATTTCCGGAACCTGCTCGGTGTACTTTACCTTGCCATCCGAGCCAATGACCACAACCGCCCTGGCGAGCAGCCCGGCCAGTACCCCGGTAGTGATGGTCTGCCCGTAGTTCTTGCCGAAATCGGCAGACCGGAATACCGACACGGGTACGACATTTTGTAATCCTTCGGTCTCGCAGAAGCGTTTATGGGCGAAGGGCAGATCGGCGGACACGCACAAAACCACGGTATTCTTCCGGTTCCCCGCCTCGCTGTTGAAACGGCGGGTAGAGGCGGCGCAAACTCCGGTATCTATGGAAGGAAAGATGTTCAAAATGATCGTCTTGCCTTGATACTCCTTGAGTGTGGCGGTTCCGAGATCGGTCTTTACCAGACTGAATTCGGGGGCCTGTGAACCGACCGGGGGAAGATTGCCGATAGTTGCTATTTCATTGCCCTTCAGGGTGATCTTTGCCATATCGTTCTCCTTTTACTGTGAAAAGTATCCTGCTGTTGCAAGTTTCCACCTTTGACAATTACTGGCCTTCAGGCGGTTGGTAATTACCTGATAACAGTTCCTACTCTTTGCTGATTTGTCAAGTTTGCCGCCGAAATAAGAGGCCGTCAAGAAATAACTCCTGCCATTTGCCGCCAGATCTTTTGGCCTAAATGCCTTGGTCTCCGGGGAAATTATTCGGCAAGGTATTGAAATCATGTACAGGGCATGGTTTAAAGGGAGGTGACCTGCCATCTTTATCGGGAAGCGGTCATGGAAAAGGAGGCATGGGCCGTCCGGTTCATGTTGACACGGGAATCCCTTGAACACAGTTCTTTACTTCTCATTGCCTTTGCAGGCTTATGGGAAGAATAGCACCTTGCAAGGGGCACGGGGGATCTCGTTTATCAGGGAGCAGGCAAAGAGAGCTACTATGTCGTTTATACCTGTTGTCGGCAAATCGATCAAAAAGCAACTGGAGGATCGGGAAGAGCAAATCCTGTCACCTTTTGCGGCACTGAATAAGAACTCCTCCGGCCGCCACCTTGAGGAAGAGGAGGTCATGTCCGATATCCGCCTGCCGTTTCAGCGGGATCGTGATCGCATTACCCACTCCAAAACCTTCCGCCGTCTTAAGCATAAAACCCAGGTCTTCCTTTCGCCGACCGGCGACCATTACCGTACCCGTTTAACCCATGTTCTTGAGGTCTCACAGATTGCCAGGACTATCGCCTCGGCCCTCTGTCTCAATGAACCACTGACCGAGGCCATCGCCCTGGGCCATGATCTCGGCCATACCCCCTTCGGTCATGCCGGAGAGGCGACCCTGAATGAGCTCCATCCCGGCGGTTTTCGCCATTATGTGCATAGCCTGCGGGTGGTCGATTTTCTCGAAAATGACGGCAAGGGCCTGAATCTGACCTTCGAGGTGCGCAACGGCATCGTTCGCCACTCCAAAGGGCGGGCGGATATCTTGCCAAACGACAAGTCGGAAATTGCCGTGACCCTGGAGGGCCAGGTTGTCAGGTTGGCGGATATCATCGCCTACGTCAATCATGACCTTGATGATGCATTGCGCGCCGGAATTTTGAAAGAGGCAGACCTGCCTGCAAAGATAAAAAAGGCGGTGGGCGAGCGTCATTCCCGGCGGATTGGCTCAATGGTGCGGGATTTGATTGTCGAGACTCTGGCCGCGGGAGACGGTAATCTGCATATCAGCCCGAAGATGCTTGAGGCGATCACCGAGCTTCGCGGCTTTTTGTACGACAACGTCTACACCTATTACAAGGTGCATAACGAATTCGTCAAAGCCCAGAGGATAATCTCCGATCTGTATACTTATTTTCTCGAAAAAGGCATTGTTCGCCTGAAAGGTGACCACTGGGAGGAATGTGTCGATAAGGAAAACTGGGCAGATGAAAAAGAGGCGCACCGCCGGGTGTGTGATTACATCGCCGGAATGACCGACCGGTATGCCTTATCCATTTACAAGCACATCTTTCTTCCTGAACCCTGGAGCGTGAAATGAGACGCTCCAGGGCAGGTTGTTGTTCACCGCCTTAGTTAGCAGCAGGAATGGTCAACTGACGACGCCTGCGGACAGCAAAAGCCGCCAGGGCAAGGCAGCCGACCGTGCCTAGAACGGCAATGGCAAGCTGCACCGGCGCAGACAATTTGACAAGAAGATAGGCGAGGGCAACCAGGGGATAGAGCAGCACCCTGGCGATGAGCCTTGCGGTATCGTGCTGACGGATGAAATCAGCGGCGGCCGGCGAGTAGTGGTAATAG
Proteins encoded in this region:
- a CDS encoding deoxyguanosinetriphosphate triphosphohydrolase, coding for MSFIPVVGKSIKKQLEDREEQILSPFAALNKNSSGRHLEEEEVMSDIRLPFQRDRDRITHSKTFRRLKHKTQVFLSPTGDHYRTRLTHVLEVSQIARTIASALCLNEPLTEAIALGHDLGHTPFGHAGEATLNELHPGGFRHYVHSLRVVDFLENDGKGLNLTFEVRNGIVRHSKGRADILPNDKSEIAVTLEGQVVRLADIIAYVNHDLDDALRAGILKEADLPAKIKKAVGERHSRRIGSMVRDLIVETLAAGDGNLHISPKMLEAITELRGFLYDNVYTYYKVHNEFVKAQRIISDLYTYFLEKGIVRLKGDHWEECVDKENWADEKEAHRRVCDYIAGMTDRYALSIYKHIFLPEPWSVK
- the tpx gene encoding thiol peroxidase, with amino-acid sequence MAKITLKGNEIATIGNLPPVGSQAPEFSLVKTDLGTATLKEYQGKTIILNIFPSIDTGVCAASTRRFNSEAGNRKNTVVLCVSADLPFAHKRFCETEGLQNVVPVSVFRSADFGKNYGQTITTGVLAGLLARAVVVIGSDGKVKYTEQVPEIGQEPNYQAALDSI